The Glycine soja cultivar W05 chromosome 9, ASM419377v2, whole genome shotgun sequence sequence ACTTTAGCCAACACAACAATCAAATTTTGGTCTTTGATTTTAGTTAAGAAAAATCCGGACAGTTTAGCacctgaaaataaaatatcgGCAATCTGTTGATTCTTTCAATATAAACTCTACAGTTGTCATAATGTAAAGCAAGCAAACTAAACTTCACCTTTTCCCTATTTTATAAAGATTGTGTTTGTTGAACCTCCTAATTTCCCTCGCTTATAAGTATCACCTAGCTCAAGCAAATCGTAAATTGTGACAAAAATCAGAAACTTTAATGGCATTGAAACAGCTTAATTTCCCTTCTTGTGATGCTTTTCTCATTAGGTAATTGTAATTACATGTTCTCTTTTCCAATACACCACATTTGATGTTTGATATTTAAAACTGTGTTTGAATTTACTGTttactatataattttatgtcaaTGTACCTACctcatgatatatatattttttttttaatttcaggagTGGATGCAACAGTTTTTACTTTACAAAATAGATGTAGGGACATAGTGTGGCCTGGCATCCTAACAGGAGCAGGAAGACCTCAACTCGTAGATGATGGGATGATGGGATTGAGTTAAAACCTGGCAAAGCAATAAACATCACTGCACCAAAAGGATGGTCCGGCACGGATGCATCTTTGATAGCTCTGGCAGTGGAACATGCATCACAGGAGACTGTGGAGGCAAGCTTAAGTGTGATGGAGTTGGTGGTGCGCCACCCGCTTCACTAGCAGAGTTTACACTAGACAGCCAGGAAGGGGATTTTTATGATGTTAGCCTTGTTGATGGTTACAACTTGCCAGTGTCAATCTTCCCTACTGGAGGATCCAGGCAGTGTAAGGCGGTTACATGCCGGTCGGATTTGAACAGAAACTGCCCCAGCAGATTGGAGGTGAGAAACCAAAGTCACATTGTTGGTTGTAAGAGTGCATGTATGGCTTTCAACAAGCCGGAATATTGTTGCACAGGCTACTTCAATAGCCCGAAGAAGTGCCAGCCAACAAGCTATTCAAAGGTGTTCAAGGCTTCTTGTCCTCAGGCTTATAGCTATGCCTATGATGATGCAACAAGCACTTTCACTTGCCAAGGAGCAAACTACTTAATTAGGTTTTGTTAGAGAGGATAGGCAGGAATAGACAttatgtgtgtgtttctgttCTTGCTTCCTCTAGTTTAGATTTTCTCCAGAAATGTCATGTACTCATGTCAAATATACACGAGTTTATTATGAGAAATATCCTAACCATTGGATATTTAACAAATGGTTGAGATTAAAattatgtatgataagtttatcAATGAAAAGCAGGCTGTAGATAGTAAAAAATTGAGATCCATCAAACCCAAATATATGAACATCAATTCCAGAGTAATGCAAAACCCCATTAATCTACTGCAGAGACACATAAACATTtctcaaatttaatattaatgaagAAGGCTTCCTACAAATGCATTAGAAACTTAGTCTTCTGCAATCCTCATTCGCATCTGGTTAGCTGGAGAATATAGAAATTACTAATATATAGCAATGAGGTTGGtccaattatattataacacaaatcctaaatgaaaattaatgatCACATCAATCGGAATGTGCTGAGATCATTGTAGTATGCAatgaaaacaatataaaaatgtaGTGCCTGGCAAAAGTGGTAACAGCTTTAGCAAGGAGATGATTCAGGATAGCCAttcattatttcatttcaaACCCCATATCTTTAAAATGAATTGTTTATCTGGCTTCAAATGTATGTTTATCCATAATAACAATGGCATTTTTTCTGTCATATATAACTGAGAATACTGTCCTATTTGCATTCTTGTGATGGAAAGCTGTTTAGAATAAACAGCCATGGTAAAGGAGTCACAGCTAGATACATTGAATAGACTACTCAAATTCATCATTTCATTCTTGAGTTTGCAAAACTATGCCTAAAACCTATCTCCTGAAAGGTAAAGTacagtaaaaagaaaaatagatggCAATGtatacaaaatccacaacagcATGGAGAGGGGGGGAGGAAAATAGTCCTTACACAAGAATTAAGGTGCATCTAGGGGgtcaatacaaaattttaaagaatactGCAACAATTGAATCTCTTTTTGGCATTCTGGCATTCAGGTTCTTGTGAAGGGACCTTAATTTTTGTTCCTTCAAGTTCAAGGTTTACTTTATCCCAATTTGATTCATGTCCGTCCACAAGGATGAGCTTCCTACTGACGGTTCTATATACTTGAGAGAGGAGGCCAATGAAAGCTGATTCCACATTGCTGGAGTCAAGCGCAGATGTCTCAAGAAAGAAGAGACCCTCCTGCTGCGCAAAGTCTCTGGCTACCTCCGTAGGCACTGCTCGAAGAGAACTCAGGTCAGATTTGTTGCCAACAAGCATGACAAGTATATTTTTATCCGTGTGTATCCGTAGCTCATCCAACCACTTTTCAACATGATCAAAGGTTTGCTGCTTGGTTATGTCGTATGCTAGTAATGCGCAGGTTGCACCCCTGTAATATGCAGTTGTAATAGCCTGGTACCTGTGATGAATGCCAACATTGTCacatgaaaatgaaatagaCATGCATCTGAAGGACACTTTCAGGAACTAAATCAACAACATACAAATAaactgataaaataaaaaaataaaaacatgacaTTTGATAGACTAGTTAAAACCGTAGTTACTAGGTACATAGAACATAGTACACGGTTATGCAGTTCATGTAGGTACAAGGCTCATCACGCAGTTCACAGTACGTGCTACGGTGAATTTGGTATGTAACACACAGGGTTATTGAGAGAATTCTGTAACTATAGTTAaaaccaaggttttaaatttaaatggcaATTGCAATCACAATTTAGTTGTCATCCTTGACATAAAGAGAAATTGTAGACAAATTCAGCTGATGCAACCACAATTGCAATTGCGGAGAGCCCCGAAACCTTGATGTTGCAGCTGAACTCACAGTCATAGACCGTTTTTCAAAACGTTGGTTAAAACTCTTCACACACTCTCCCTATTCTGTTGCAGCAAAATGCAACAACCGAGGCAACCAAGAAGCcatcaaatgataaaatatttgatgattataaTTTACTTGAAGGACCATAAATCCATAATTCACCCACATGCAACTTTTGGCTTAATTATAGTAAAAAACCATGCTGCTTTATTTTATCTCGATTCTGAAAATATCTATTCAGATCTTAACCACTACTTCTCAGATCTTGGTTGCATTCTCAATCATGATCAatagaaaaatgataattatagcTCAACACAAGCATAGTGACATTGTGGCACataaaacacataataataaaaagcaaTTCATTTTGAAGAAACTGAATGCATAGTAGAAAATGTTGGACCTTTCTTGACCAGCAGTGTCCCAAATCTGTGCCTTGACAAGCTTGTGATCCATGACGACCGTCCTAGTCAGAAACTCCACCCCAATTGTGGGTTTCGATTTCATGTGGAATTCGTTTTTCACAAACCGATTCAAAAGCTGAGACTTTCCCACCCCAGAGTCCCCAACCATCACAATCTTGAACATGTAGTCGATACCCTCATCAGCATCACCCTGCCACTGAACCattcttcaacaaacaaaacaacCCTTTGGAAAAATGCACTCAACAAGGCAAACCCTGCATAAAAACGAGACCTCTTCTATGTGCACACGCTTTGTTTGTGTGCTCCAACTCCAAGGAAGGTTGTTTTATAGGAAAGAGAAAAAGGGGTGGTTGGTTTTGGTTAGATTGGCATTTGGGTAAGCAAAAAATGGCATGTCAATCAGTTTCACTTTCATTAATTGTTTGTTTCGTGTTGCCCCTGAAAGGCGTTCTTTTGCTGAAAGCAGAGAAAAACGAGTTTACAGTTTGGAATTAGGACAGCAACTTGGGACACACGACAAGAAAGGAAGATTGGGATGTCGACACCTCTTTTATTAACTGAAGCAAAGCAAATATATTTAACTGTGACGTGGAATGATGGAATCTAAGATGGGTACAAGTACAACTGTATCGCTTCGGGGTTCATGTTCATGTGAATGCTCCAGATTCAGAATGTATGAGAAgtcttataataaataaatgtactttaatattttttttcttaattacttttttaatccttgaatttaatatatgtatttttttagttcttaaattttgaaaaattaattttttttaatgttttacgTAATAAAGTAATACTTTGTGATTATTTTTAAGCATTTTTGTGacaaaaatttaagtattttgtaatgaattttaaatataaatttaaacaggtaaaaataaaaatcaatttaagataattaaaagTTATCACAAAAATGTGACAgacaaaaaaagtaattttttaaaattttagaaactaaaagaaatatttttaaattttaaacactaaaaaaatacatatcccatatttaaaaactaaaacagtaattaaatattttttttatacataagttTGATAAAAGAAACGATAACAACCCACTAACATTGGGTTAGCAGTCACACGCTTTAGTAACTAAACTATTCTATATGTGACTAAACaatgttttatataataatgcttttatatatatatatatatatatatatatatatatatatatatatatatatatatatatatatatatatatatataaattaaataaaaatagtttcagagataaattttaaagtaattattgaaaatcaatcttttttatttattttatatgacaATCTATTTTTATACATGGTGACAAATCTTCGaagcaaaaattaaataaaaaataatgacaaattAATCTTGATTATCTATGGTTCaaaatgttgaaatttttttaattaattcatataaataaaatatataatatattaattgatagatattaattatttgaacttATTATGTGAATGTTCCTATGATGAGTTTGGCATCACTCAGGGACCGAAGCAGAATTATATGTCCGGGGCAAGTATAAAAATCAACTGACTTAAATGCATGCAcatctaattttatatatactaaaaatttatgattacaTACAATGAAGGGATGGCAAAAGGGATATAACTTGAAGGGTCAACTTGCTAACTTACTTATTTTTGTGGGTTGGATTGAGGTTTTTAGTCTGTCAACACATTTTAACTAGGCTTATTTTAAtccataaaaaatgaataaagaaaaaacaaagatgGATCAATTCaccaactcattttttttaataaataaatttaatatttattttgatactttatgtatatattaatttttatttcatttatttttgtctaaataaaatattattcaaaatttaatgtaatacattcaattttttaatatgtatttattatttaatactaataaaagataaaatcaattaaaatatatttattattttatttgtttcttaatcTTTTGTCTTTGATGAGTCAACCGGACAATCCATCAAACCCGAGGATATACAGAACACACTTAAGTTctcaaatcatttttattatctaaaacAGAATAGATTTTTTAACGAGTCAACGGTAGGATATGATTGGAACATGTTAACCTATTTTGTCACCCCTATCTAATATAAAgatatagttattttaaaaatatattggattcaatccatataagatatatatgtataaaaattcacaaaatatggaacaataaaaaattaaaaagacctTAATATGTTTTGTGCACCAACTTTTGCTTTGCCGTACTGATCGTAACTATTTACTCGTGCCATTATTGTGCATTTCCAGAAAAATAAGCATTCCTAAAATTAggatttaacttattttaatttttgttttcattataaTTAAGTTAAGGATAATAAGAGAGGTTCACAACACAATTAGTGATTAACAAAGCgcataatgaaaaaagaaatattgattttttttattagtgaaaattgaagataacataaaaaaattgataataactCACATATTCTATTTAATCAACTAAGTTATctccttaacaaaatgaaaatttgattacctaataattaaagtttaacaaaatataattaaccttTTTTCCTAAACAAAACAGATTCTACTAATTTTACAAATTTGGAAAAAGTGAGAGAGGGCCAAGGGGCCAAGGCCCCCTACCACAGTACCTACTTATGTCCTTGGTCTCACTCCCTGAGTGTCCAAAAGAAAAGTCTATGTTCTCGTCTAGTGATTATCAAGTTATTGTCTCATTAGATAAATTTAGAATAATACAacattataagaaaattatagtCATCATTCATAGAATAATATCTCTCTCATTCATAGTATCTCTCTAATTCAGTGTGATCTTGATTCAATTATCATACTTGGGATGAATTCTATATCCGCTCCAGATAcacgttttttttatatttattttgagataTAATCAGATACACGCCTTTTAAACCTCTTGTGATTGTTTTTGTGATTATTATGTGTTATTAACATACTATAATTGTGCAtcacttattattaattttccaTCACAAAAATGGTGAGTTTTGTAAGATGTGTTTTATCATCATGCTCTTGCATAAAAAGTCTCAGTTATTTCAATTTCGTTTATGCATTATTGAATCAAATTTGATAAACGAATGGATTATGCCATTATGGTGTTTGTTGATGTTTAGTGTTTGTGAATATTGGATTTCTTATAAACCTGTTCATTGGATCAAATTAGAGGACAATTCCCACTAAacttaaatgtaaataaaattaattagtttgtgCACTAATAAGAAAGCTAATTggtatcatttaatattattaatcacattttaaaaaatatattttaaaattctccttcattatattttcatgttaaaaataaaaaaattgataattgaaaataaaattccgaaatatattttagaaataaataaagagaaattagCTAagattttgcttatatttttttatcatattttttatatgaagtatcattcaattttatcaataattaatctttatcagaaattttgattatttatagtGAAATTctctattttcaattatatttttttatttataagattcaaattcaaaaatttgCTCAAGTAGATCAAGTCTAATAATCAATGACTTGCTGATAAGTTTGCTTGTATTTTATCCACAATTCATGAGATATTTGTCTCTGATTATACTTGAGTTTGAATGAAGTATCATATTCCTGGAGGTGTCAAAATGTGTCCAGTTTGAAGGTTTTATCCGATTTTGGCTTAGTTTAATTCCAATTTTCATTGGTCCAAAGTTGGTTggctaatttttcttttattattttttataattgattaagtcataaatgatatttttcatattacatATGTAGTTAATATTCATTTTAAGGTTAATATTTTATGCacgttgaattttgtttttaatttctaatattttttattgttataattggtgcattatattttatttatttttttgtatttgtaattttgttattttataatacaaatgACAACctatatcttttattaaaaatactttattaactttttatataaaaaataatttatttggatttttttatttttttatattattatttttataaagaaaaaaaaaaaaaaaaaagaggtgtaGTCCATGGGTTAGACATGCGGCGTGCAAAATGGTGGGTTAGGCTTAGGCTAGGAAAATTTGGCTCTTCTAAATAAACCTTTGGTAGTACAATGTTCTTCcttatctttatatttattagaGCAAATTATACTAATATTTCCTAAGATTTACACAAATTACACATGCTTCCCTCATTCTTATTAGAGAAAATTATAGTAAATATCGCTAACATCGTTAACAGATTGTACATTGACATATGATGTTTTAATGATTCTTATCCCCAAAACATCCCTAtcccttttgtttgtttgattcgTTTTCTAGCACATGAACTCAAAAATAACTCAAAGCAACTCTTCATCTATTGAAACT is a genomic window containing:
- the LOC114425583 gene encoding thaumatin-like protein, with translation MVRHGCIFDSSGSGTCITGDCGGKLKCDGVGGAPPASLAEFTLDSQEGDFYDVSLVDGYNLPVSIFPTGGSRQCKAVTCRSDLNRNCPSRLEVRNQSHIVGCKSACMAFNKPEYCCTGYFNSPKKCQPTSYSKVFKASCPQAYSYAYDDATSTFTCQGANYLIRFC
- the LOC114366928 gene encoding ras-related protein RABA4d-like, which encodes MVQWQGDADEGIDYMFKIVMVGDSGVGKSQLLNRFVKNEFHMKSKPTIGVEFLTRTVVMDHKLVKAQIWDTAGQERYQAITTAYYRGATCALLAYDITKQQTFDHVEKWLDELRIHTDKNILVMLVGNKSDLSSLRAVPTEVARDFAQQEGLFFLETSALDSSNVESAFIGLLSQVYRTVSRKLILVDGHESNWDKVNLELEGTKIKVPSQEPECQNAKKRFNCCSIL